The following DNA comes from Acidicapsa ligni.
ATGGCGATAAGCGCGCGGCCTACGATCGTTACGGCCATGCTGCGACTGGCGCTGGATTCAATGGTGGCGGTCCGTTCGCGGATGCTGCTGATCTGGGCGATATCTTCGGCGACTTGTTCGGAGAGATGTTTGGCGGCGGTGGTCAGCGGCGTGGCTCACGTGTGCAGCGCGGGGAAGATCTTCGCTTCGATGTGACCATTGAGTTCGAGGAAGCTGTCTTCGGCAAGGAAACGGAAGTCAAGGTTCGCCGTCGCGAGAACTGCGCGACCTGTCGCGGAGCAGGAACGACCTCCGGGCGTGGACCGACGGTTTGCGCGACATGCCAGGGGCGCGGCCAGTTGCGCTACCAGCAGGGATTCTTCTCTGTTGCCAGGGCTTGCGGAAACTGCGGCGGCACGGGTACGGTGATCACCGATCCTTGCACTACTTGCCGTGGTGAAACGCGTGTAATGCGCGAGTTCAAGATGAATGTGAAGATACCCGCGGGCGTGGAAGATGGCACGCGCATTCGCTACTCCGGCGAAGGTGAGGCTGGCCGTTTTGGTGGGCCTCGTGGCGATCTTTACGTGGTGTTGTCTGTGCGTGCGCATGACTTCTTCGAGCGCGATGGTGTGGATCTGCACTGTGTCGTTCCGATCTCATTTCCGCAGGCTGCTCTTGGTGCTGAGGTGCAGATTCCAGGCCTTGAGGGCGAGGTCACGCTGCGTATTCCGGAAGGGACGCAGAGCGGCAAGGAGATCCGCATTCGCAACGAGGGCGTGCCGCATCTGAATGAAAATGGCCGCGGCGATCTGATTGTGCAGGTGCTGGTTCAGACTCCGAAGAAGCTGTCACGCACACAGCGCGAGCTGGTTCGCCAGCTTGCC
Coding sequences within:
- the dnaJ gene encoding molecular chaperone DnaJ — protein: MSRNQVSKADYYEVLGVTREVSETELKTAYRKQAMKYHPDRNPGDASAEERFKEASEAYQVLSDGDKRAAYDRYGHAATGAGFNGGGPFADAADLGDIFGDLFGEMFGGGGQRRGSRVQRGEDLRFDVTIEFEEAVFGKETEVKVRRRENCATCRGAGTTSGRGPTVCATCQGRGQLRYQQGFFSVARACGNCGGTGTVITDPCTTCRGETRVMREFKMNVKIPAGVEDGTRIRYSGEGEAGRFGGPRGDLYVVLSVRAHDFFERDGVDLHCVVPISFPQAALGAEVQIPGLEGEVTLRIPEGTQSGKEIRIRNEGVPHLNENGRGDLIVQVLVQTPKKLSRTQRELVRQLADSMSVENKPASRNMLNKMKDLFN